A single genomic interval of Fibrobacter sp. UWB13 harbors:
- a CDS encoding GDSL-type esterase/lipase family protein, whose translation MKFSLKMILAAAVFTGVAVSDSTSFSIYVVGDSTVQTYKDNVYPQTGWGQVLGHFFDASRVKVLNYAIGGRSSRTFIEEGRLDEVKGKLQKGDYLFVQFGHNDRDYSKAARYVEPSKFSGFIQQYVDAGKGKGANVVLVSPMNLNGSRNVFSTGSNNYDARGMMQTVAKNNKIPFVDLNMKSYNTYNNTYKGMGDYVTRYLYKKLEKGEYPNFPDGVNDGTTHFQEMGSMGHAQMICEELADNLKSNTNLSADAKAALTTLVSAIKKRYTIKVKTNLSNYNGLITQTQYFPAGSPMTLRVTPNGQTFEKWVDDDCNELSKDMIYYGFKTKARDITYTAMFKGGAACTPISHASEDSYEEGPGGGSSSSSGEVEVKELDEALCSLKAGTDAWPSVIDMAEPEFGDGWTEKNHEGYTGGGFFNLDNSAYSKATYMVTSDQSAEKARVMIRYSFSGSANRDMKVTVDNGTYDVTFKSTGSWDKWDTVYIDNVWVDALDFKVILQSATADGGPNIDMIAFDMKDVYRTGCKASRENQQGQGPVSIVPKKLATKPRAKGITVNALGQKVQNVRNQSDLRNLPKGNYFRY comes from the coding sequence ATGAAGTTTTCTTTAAAAATGATTCTTGCTGCCGCTGTTTTCACGGGTGTCGCTGTAAGCGATTCCACCAGTTTTTCGATTTACGTGGTGGGCGATTCGACCGTACAGACGTATAAGGATAACGTCTATCCGCAAACGGGCTGGGGCCAGGTGCTTGGGCATTTCTTTGACGCCTCCCGTGTGAAAGTCCTTAACTATGCAATCGGTGGCCGTAGCTCTAGAACGTTTATCGAAGAAGGCCGCTTGGACGAGGTCAAGGGAAAGCTCCAAAAGGGCGACTACCTCTTTGTGCAATTTGGCCATAATGACCGCGACTATTCAAAGGCCGCGCGTTATGTGGAGCCGTCGAAGTTCTCTGGATTCATCCAACAGTATGTCGATGCTGGCAAGGGCAAGGGCGCCAATGTCGTCCTCGTCTCTCCGATGAACTTGAACGGTAGCCGCAACGTGTTCTCGACGGGCTCTAACAACTACGATGCCCGCGGCATGATGCAGACGGTTGCCAAGAACAACAAGATTCCGTTTGTCGATTTGAACATGAAGTCGTACAATACGTATAACAATACGTACAAAGGTATGGGCGATTATGTGACCCGCTATCTCTACAAAAAGCTGGAAAAGGGTGAATACCCGAATTTCCCTGATGGTGTGAACGATGGTACGACGCACTTCCAGGAAATGGGCTCGATGGGCCACGCCCAGATGATTTGCGAAGAGCTTGCAGATAATCTCAAGTCCAACACGAACCTCTCTGCCGATGCAAAGGCAGCGCTTACGACGCTTGTGTCTGCAATTAAGAAGCGTTATACCATCAAGGTCAAGACGAACCTCTCGAATTACAACGGCCTCATTACGCAGACGCAGTATTTCCCGGCGGGTTCCCCGATGACGCTTCGTGTGACGCCGAACGGCCAAACGTTTGAAAAGTGGGTCGATGATGACTGCAACGAGCTCTCGAAGGACATGATTTATTATGGCTTCAAGACGAAGGCCCGTGACATCACATACACGGCGATGTTCAAGGGCGGTGCCGCTTGCACGCCGATTTCTCATGCTTCGGAAGATTCTTACGAAGAAGGTCCTGGTGGCGGTTCGAGCAGTTCAAGCGGTGAAGTGGAAGTCAAGGAACTTGACGAAGCTCTGTGCTCGCTCAAGGCTGGTACGGATGCTTGGCCGTCAGTGATTGACATGGCGGAACCTGAATTTGGAGATGGCTGGACTGAAAAGAATCATGAAGGCTATACTGGCGGCGGTTTCTTCAATCTTGATAATTCTGCCTACAGCAAGGCCACGTACATGGTGACTTCGGACCAGTCTGCAGAAAAGGCCCGTGTGATGATCCGCTATTCGTTTTCGGGAAGCGCTAATCGCGATATGAAGGTTACGGTAGATAATGGCACCTACGATGTGACATTCAAGTCCACCGGAAGCTGGGACAAGTGGGATACGGTCTATATCGACAACGTCTGGGTGGATGCCTTGGACTTCAAAGTGATTTTACAGTCGGCGACGGCGGATGGCGGCCCGAATATCGACATGATTGCGTTTGATATGAAGGATGTTTATCGTACCGGTTGCAAGGCCTCTCGCGAAAATCAGCAGGGACAGGGACCTGTGTCGATTGTTCCGAAAAAGCTTGCGACAAAGCCGCGAGCCAAAGGCATCACGGTCAATGCGCTTGGCCAAAAAGTGCAAAATGTTCGCAATCAGTCGGATTTGCGAAACCTCCCTAAAGGCAACTACTTCCGCTATTAA
- a CDS encoding GDSL-type esterase/lipase family protein: protein MGMFSKVWQGAVVASMLATPLAIAKVTIYMLGDSTMQDWADGYYPKQGQGQDFHYWFDVNKAAVVNRGQGGMSLGGGGKDKKGNTAVGYYDMFFKKGCSNGGCIADKLQAGDYVVVQFGINDVNYSTEDFFASNMKKLVSDVRAKGAYPIIMSPIRRLYYDSPTQIHNSYRGYPALNQSLATELNVPFIDMSEMVANYMISVGERYSAQFIFNYATKSEYSNLGSDQTDQVHLQMNGANAFGRIITEQMRAHKDPIVKKLGDYMAPMYQVDVKVSPEGAAEATSLSAYYPKGMTVMLKTIPKSGKKFLGWYDGNGNKVGAPSRSNVKSPYIHTFVMGSASTQFTAVYEGGTAQKYTGDGKALTAFPTTTPKSLDDVTFEPFTPIDGSEETETKVDKDIKKFFDASKPDTAGIGWTQTEWTGYIGDGYFNLDNTNVSFASYKVKFPGAGYVTLAVRYANGGSTDRMFNAYLDHDYYLSAPPTGGWDKWDTAYVVMDAPQGEAELKFMSVTSDGAPNLDAFGFNLDGVCRVGVDCKDAKDSIPTSLQGIKMAARAKLLGDKLLLPERADISVFDMSGSLVVRKAVLAGEVDMSSLVRTNGVYRVVVRQGREKLVATWAKVK from the coding sequence ATGGGTATGTTTTCTAAGGTTTGGCAGGGTGCTGTTGTAGCCTCGATGTTGGCGACTCCGCTTGCGATTGCGAAGGTTACAATTTATATGCTTGGCGATTCCACCATGCAGGACTGGGCTGATGGTTATTATCCCAAACAGGGCCAGGGCCAGGATTTTCATTACTGGTTCGATGTAAACAAGGCGGCAGTGGTGAACCGTGGACAGGGCGGCATGTCGCTTGGTGGCGGCGGTAAGGACAAAAAGGGTAACACCGCGGTCGGCTATTACGACATGTTCTTTAAGAAGGGCTGCTCCAATGGTGGTTGCATTGCGGACAAGTTGCAGGCTGGCGACTATGTCGTTGTCCAGTTCGGTATTAACGACGTGAACTACAGCACGGAAGACTTCTTTGCCTCCAACATGAAAAAGCTTGTGAGCGATGTCAGGGCGAAAGGCGCTTATCCGATTATCATGAGCCCGATTCGTCGCTTGTACTATGATTCTCCAACGCAGATCCATAACAGCTATCGTGGCTACCCGGCTCTTAACCAGAGCCTTGCAACGGAATTGAACGTTCCGTTTATCGATATGAGCGAAATGGTCGCGAACTACATGATTTCAGTGGGCGAACGCTATTCGGCACAGTTTATCTTCAACTATGCTACAAAATCTGAATATAGCAACTTGGGCAGTGACCAGACGGACCAGGTGCATTTACAGATGAACGGTGCGAATGCCTTTGGACGTATCATTACAGAACAGATGCGCGCCCACAAGGATCCGATTGTGAAAAAACTTGGCGACTACATGGCGCCTATGTACCAGGTAGATGTCAAGGTGAGTCCGGAAGGCGCTGCCGAAGCGACTTCTCTTAGCGCTTACTACCCGAAGGGCATGACGGTTATGCTCAAGACCATTCCGAAGTCCGGCAAAAAGTTCTTGGGCTGGTATGACGGTAACGGCAACAAGGTCGGCGCCCCGAGCCGCTCCAATGTAAAGTCTCCGTACATCCACACGTTTGTCATGGGTTCTGCATCGACGCAGTTCACTGCAGTGTATGAAGGCGGTACCGCTCAGAAGTACACGGGCGATGGCAAGGCTTTGACCGCATTCCCGACAACGACTCCGAAGAGCCTTGACGATGTGACGTTTGAACCGTTCACGCCGATTGATGGCAGTGAAGAAACAGAAACCAAGGTGGATAAGGATATCAAGAAATTCTTTGACGCAAGTAAGCCGGATACTGCAGGAATTGGCTGGACCCAAACGGAATGGACTGGCTATATTGGCGATGGCTATTTCAACTTGGATAACACGAACGTGTCGTTTGCAAGTTACAAGGTGAAGTTCCCCGGTGCAGGCTACGTGACGCTTGCTGTGCGTTACGCCAATGGCGGTTCTACAGACCGTATGTTCAATGCCTACCTTGACCACGACTACTATTTGAGCGCCCCTCCGACAGGTGGCTGGGACAAGTGGGATACCGCTTACGTTGTGATGGATGCGCCGCAGGGCGAAGCCGAACTCAAGTTTATGTCGGTGACTTCTGATGGTGCTCCGAACCTTGATGCGTTTGGCTTTAACCTAGATGGTGTCTGCCGTGTTGGTGTGGATTGCAAGGATGCTAAGGATTCAATTCCGACATCGCTGCAAGGTATCAAGATGGCGGCTAGAGCAAAGCTCCTTGGCGATAAGCTTTTGCTTCCGGAACGTGCTGACATAAGCGTGTTCGATATGAGCGGAAGTCTTGTCGTGCGTAAGGCTGTTTTGGCGGGCGAGGTGGATATGTCTTCTCTCGTGCGTACAAACGGAGTTTACCGCGTTGTCGTTCGCCAGGGTCGTGAAAAGCTTGTTGCGACTTGGGCAAAGGTGAAATAA
- a CDS encoding carbohydrate-binding protein: MGSNRNFKSILVSSALAAGLAVPSFAAPRQMENLTRGLVASNVGKGMLVSWRLLGTDDPATEFVLYRDGKKIASVGKSAGTSYLDATGATTSKYTVAAVVDGKEQSQIGLSLVLDKTVSNSGNSFPYKTIKLEVPAAQTMPNGEKCTYVPNDMSTADLDGDGEYELVLKWDPSNAHDNSQTGYTGTVFIDAYKLNGKRLWRIDLGKNIRAGAHYTQFQVFDYDGDGKAEMIVKTADGTIDGTGKAIGDKSKDYRDGNGLVLKGPEYLTVFRGADGAAVSTIDFVPSRDINQHVKGKDGKGYWGDNYGNRCERYLAATGYLDGVHPSAIFARGYYTSAYVVAYDFDGKTLKQRWYHKSEDPGKGLYGEGNHSLQAADLDGDGYDEVFFGAAALNHDGTLRYRTGLGHGDAHHIADMDPDRPGLESWDVHEHKDAQYTEEMRGHDGKVIWGTPQPSSGGVDNGRGMAADVDSEYRGYEMWSAKGGGMKTAKGKLIGTPAVSQNFRIYFDGDEYDELLDGAFVTKFNSIDKKSETYFDGPAALGATGCNGTKNTPSLVADLFGDWREELVVRSEKDPTTIYIVSTPVASPHRVYTLMHDATYRTAVASENTAYNQPPHVGFFMPDMVKSLKQPDIYVVGENVVVPVDTTPVVNDGLSMLDASKPKDGVGWTESTNEGFLKNGYFNFDNTLSSYGVWEIFSKTEAKTTLTIRYANGGNADRSMAVSVNGKSAGTVSFPATGWTTYKEASVDVKLKAGVNTLKLTSMTSDGGPNVDMFTFGIDGVELYNGTQVVDQPVSIAPQSFRPNVYNPVTGILHTNEAGLAEIYAFDVTGKLVGGISRNVTAGTSKVMFDREMLPRGAYMMVVKLNGRVISKSLRKAAK; the protein is encoded by the coding sequence ATGGGATCCAATCGTAATTTCAAGTCTATTCTTGTAAGTTCTGCGCTTGCTGCAGGGCTTGCTGTTCCATCTTTTGCTGCGCCTCGTCAAATGGAAAACTTGACGCGCGGCCTTGTCGCGTCAAACGTGGGCAAGGGAATGCTTGTCAGTTGGCGCTTGCTGGGCACCGACGACCCGGCGACGGAATTTGTCCTCTATCGTGATGGAAAGAAGATTGCCTCGGTTGGTAAGTCTGCCGGCACGAGCTACCTTGATGCTACGGGTGCAACGACCTCCAAGTACACGGTGGCTGCCGTTGTCGATGGTAAAGAACAGTCCCAGATTGGTCTGTCTCTCGTTTTGGATAAGACGGTCTCGAACAGCGGAAATTCCTTCCCCTACAAGACGATTAAACTTGAAGTTCCTGCTGCTCAGACGATGCCGAACGGTGAAAAGTGCACTTACGTTCCGAACGATATGAGCACGGCTGACCTCGATGGTGACGGCGAATATGAATTGGTTCTCAAATGGGATCCGTCTAACGCTCACGATAACTCGCAAACGGGTTATACGGGTACCGTGTTTATTGATGCCTACAAGCTGAATGGCAAGCGCCTTTGGCGCATTGACCTCGGCAAGAACATCCGCGCAGGTGCTCATTATACGCAATTCCAGGTCTTTGACTACGACGGTGACGGCAAGGCGGAAATGATTGTGAAGACCGCCGACGGTACAATCGACGGAACAGGCAAGGCGATTGGCGACAAGTCCAAGGATTACCGTGACGGCAACGGCCTTGTGCTCAAGGGACCGGAATACTTGACCGTTTTCCGCGGTGCTGATGGCGCTGCGGTTTCGACGATTGATTTTGTGCCGAGTCGAGACATCAACCAGCATGTGAAGGGCAAGGATGGCAAGGGCTACTGGGGCGACAACTACGGTAACCGTTGCGAACGCTACCTGGCTGCGACTGGCTACTTGGATGGCGTCCATCCGAGTGCAATTTTTGCACGTGGTTATTACACGTCTGCTTATGTGGTTGCGTATGATTTTGATGGCAAAACATTGAAGCAACGCTGGTACCACAAGTCTGAAGACCCGGGCAAGGGTCTCTATGGCGAAGGAAACCACAGTCTTCAGGCGGCTGACCTCGATGGCGATGGTTATGATGAAGTGTTTTTCGGTGCTGCAGCCTTGAATCACGATGGCACCCTGCGTTACCGCACTGGCCTTGGTCATGGCGATGCCCACCATATTGCCGATATGGATCCGGACCGCCCGGGGCTTGAATCCTGGGACGTTCACGAACACAAGGATGCTCAGTATACCGAAGAAATGCGCGGCCATGACGGTAAGGTTATTTGGGGTACTCCGCAGCCTTCTTCCGGTGGAGTGGACAATGGTCGTGGCATGGCGGCGGACGTTGATTCTGAATATCGTGGCTATGAAATGTGGTCTGCAAAGGGTGGTGGAATGAAAACCGCTAAGGGTAAGCTCATTGGAACGCCTGCAGTGTCTCAGAATTTCCGTATTTATTTTGACGGTGATGAATACGATGAGCTTTTGGACGGTGCTTTTGTAACAAAGTTTAACTCCATCGACAAGAAGTCCGAAACTTATTTTGACGGTCCGGCCGCGCTTGGCGCAACGGGCTGCAACGGCACCAAGAATACCCCGAGCCTTGTGGCGGACCTCTTTGGTGACTGGCGTGAAGAGCTTGTGGTGCGTTCCGAAAAGGATCCGACCACGATTTACATCGTTTCTACTCCGGTGGCAAGCCCGCACCGCGTCTATACCTTGATGCACGACGCCACGTACCGTACTGCGGTTGCCTCCGAAAATACGGCATACAACCAGCCGCCGCATGTGGGATTCTTTATGCCGGACATGGTGAAAAGCCTCAAGCAGCCGGATATTTACGTGGTCGGTGAAAATGTCGTAGTGCCGGTCGATACGACTCCGGTCGTGAACGATGGTTTGTCCATGCTTGATGCCTCTAAGCCGAAGGATGGCGTTGGTTGGACAGAATCGACGAATGAAGGATTCCTCAAAAACGGTTACTTCAATTTTGATAACACACTTTCTAGCTATGGTGTTTGGGAAATCTTCTCGAAGACCGAGGCTAAGACGACTTTGACAATCCGTTACGCCAATGGTGGAAATGCTGATCGTAGCATGGCTGTTAGCGTGAATGGCAAGTCAGCAGGTACGGTTAGTTTCCCGGCTACAGGATGGACAACGTATAAAGAGGCCTCTGTAGATGTGAAGCTGAAGGCTGGCGTCAATACGCTCAAGCTTACGTCGATGACGAGCGATGGTGGCCCGAATGTTGATATGTTCACGTTCGGAATTGACGGCGTAGAACTTTACAATGGAACGCAGGTTGTTGACCAGCCGGTATCGATTGCGCCTCAGTCGTTCAGGCCGAATGTTTATAATCCGGTAACGGGAATCCTCCATACAAATGAAGCAGGCCTTGCTGAAATCTATGCCTTTGATGTGACTGGTAAGCTCGTTGGCGGAATCTCCCGCAATGTGACTGCCGGAACGTCTAAGGTTATGTTTGACCGCGAAATGCTCCCGCGTGGTGCTTACATGATGGTTGTGAAATTGAACGGTCGCGTGATTTCGAAGAGCTTGCGTAAGGCCGCAAAATAA
- a CDS encoding YihY/virulence factor BrkB family protein gives MPHWWKNFSWEWLFDHIAARSPTFVKIMVVTGKSFLYYHGMTRAASLTYTTLVAVVPLLIMLTSITLAVGFGNFISDYLPIVIDMLNLDWPTEQIMDIVENAEHIPIKKLGFIGAGGLFVTFILAFGSLETNFNVVWENKTSRTLIRQIKIYTPFLLIGAAVVGMFAGFVNHVQNVLKVIIVDGFHFSPEVIKALITVFWYSAFHIAALLVIFIMLYALPARPAGHKPYTRRKLFLASMLSTLLSWLAINIYVKILMLIQTAMVTRMSIFYGSLAFIPLFLFLLFGVWSIILCGNSLVWTICHWPAVSAKNWRWEGNTDGL, from the coding sequence ATGCCGCATTGGTGGAAAAATTTTTCGTGGGAATGGCTGTTCGATCATATCGCAGCCCGTTCTCCGACATTTGTAAAAATCATGGTTGTCACCGGGAAGTCATTCCTGTACTATCACGGAATGACCCGTGCCGCATCTTTGACCTACACGACGCTCGTGGCAGTCGTTCCACTCCTCATCATGCTCACCTCCATCACTCTCGCAGTCGGGTTCGGCAACTTCATTTCGGACTACCTCCCCATCGTGATTGACATGCTCAATCTAGACTGGCCGACCGAGCAAATCATGGACATCGTCGAAAACGCCGAACACATTCCCATCAAAAAGCTTGGATTTATCGGTGCAGGCGGTCTTTTTGTCACGTTTATCCTCGCATTCGGAAGCCTCGAAACGAATTTCAACGTGGTCTGGGAAAACAAGACTTCCAGAACTTTGATTCGCCAGATTAAGATTTACACACCATTCCTCCTCATCGGGGCTGCCGTAGTCGGCATGTTCGCAGGTTTCGTGAACCATGTGCAGAACGTGCTCAAAGTCATCATTGTTGACGGATTCCACTTTTCGCCGGAAGTCATCAAGGCGCTCATCACCGTATTCTGGTACTCGGCATTCCACATCGCGGCTCTCCTCGTGATTTTCATTATGCTTTATGCGCTCCCGGCGCGCCCGGCAGGCCACAAGCCCTACACCCGCCGTAAGCTGTTCTTGGCGTCGATGCTCTCGACTTTGCTTTCTTGGCTTGCCATCAACATTTACGTGAAGATTTTGATGCTCATCCAGACCGCAATGGTCACGCGCATGTCCATTTTCTATGGATCACTAGCTTTTATTCCACTATTCCTCTTCTTGCTCTTTGGCGTTTGGTCCATCATTTTGTGCGGCAACAGTCTCGTATGGACGATTTGCCACTGGCCCGCGGTCAGCGCAAAGAACTGGAGATGGGAAGGTAACACGGACGGACTATGA
- a CDS encoding fibrobacter succinogenes major paralogous domain-containing protein has translation MKYLKHLQLWSRVVAVGSLALLAACGGVSDSSKVTEPADVTNGNLTDSRDGKTYKTVTIGSQTWMAENLNYADSANTPSLKGKSWCYNDSVANCEAAGRLYTWAAAIDSVKLANDASNPLDCGFGKTCGLSGKVQGICPSGWHLPSPAEWKTLFAAVGGQDNAGKVLKSQSGWDENGNGTDAYGFSARPVGYREGDGYFYDGGKYAYFWCATEFTSGYANNMYLRYYYGDGYLYDFSKNNAFPVRCLKD, from the coding sequence ATGAAATACCTGAAACATTTGCAACTTTGGAGCCGCGTAGTGGCTGTAGGATCCCTGGCACTCCTTGCTGCTTGCGGTGGCGTCAGCGATTCTAGTAAGGTCACTGAGCCTGCCGATGTGACTAACGGAAATCTTACCGACAGCCGCGATGGTAAAACGTACAAGACCGTGACAATCGGTTCCCAGACCTGGATGGCCGAAAACCTTAACTACGCCGACAGTGCCAATACCCCAAGCCTCAAGGGGAAGAGCTGGTGCTACAATGATTCGGTCGCAAATTGCGAAGCGGCAGGTCGCCTTTACACCTGGGCGGCAGCCATCGACTCGGTGAAACTTGCAAACGATGCCTCGAATCCGTTGGACTGCGGTTTTGGCAAAACCTGCGGTCTTTCTGGCAAGGTGCAGGGGATTTGTCCTAGCGGTTGGCACCTGCCCAGTCCGGCAGAATGGAAAACGTTGTTCGCGGCAGTGGGTGGCCAGGACAATGCGGGCAAGGTTCTTAAGTCCCAGAGTGGTTGGGACGAAAATGGAAACGGTACGGATGCTTACGGCTTTTCTGCACGGCCCGTTGGCTACAGGGAAGGGGATGGCTATTTCTACGATGGTGGCAAATACGCGTACTTTTGGTGTGCTACGGAGTTCACTAGCGGCTATGCCAACAACATGTACCTGCGCTACTACTATGGAGACGGGTATCTGTACGACTTCAGCAAGAACAATGCCTTCCCGGTTCGTTGCCTAAAGGACTAA
- a CDS encoding fibrobacter succinogenes major paralogous domain-containing protein: protein MKKTLWLSFLFALFFIACGDDSLTSANNSDNGKILYKFSSSSALYLSSVALPTSSAVRTVDPIEVTVDSMTDSRDGQIYKTVKIGEQTWMAQNLNYETENSYCYDDKNFNCVKYGRLYTWAAAMDSAGIWSANGKGCGNDFICSPTFPVRGACPEGWHLPSDTEWKKLFTAVGGRLIAGKALKSSSGWSSYFSGEPCNGSDALFFSALTAGSLDGDGAYIGEGYETFFWSSSQVVFCSTTKRESCYSNSARNAFLYIDDGVYLLPFEKKGGISIRCLKD from the coding sequence ATGAAAAAAACTTTATGGCTTTCTTTTTTATTTGCTCTGTTTTTTATTGCTTGTGGTGACGATTCATTGACGTCAGCAAATAATTCGGATAACGGTAAAATTTTGTATAAATTTAGCAGTAGTTCAGCGTTGTATTTATCAAGCGTTGCTTTGCCAACGTCGTCTGCCGTCAGGACTGTTGATCCTATTGAGGTAACCGTAGATTCCATGACGGACTCTCGTGACGGTCAAATCTACAAAACTGTGAAAATTGGCGAACAGACTTGGATGGCTCAGAACCTGAACTACGAAACTGAAAATAGTTATTGTTACGATGATAAAAACTTTAACTGTGTCAAGTATGGTCGCTTGTATACATGGGCTGCAGCGATGGATAGTGCTGGCATCTGGAGCGCGAATGGCAAAGGCTGCGGTAATGATTTTATATGTTCACCAACATTTCCTGTTCGCGGAGCTTGTCCCGAGGGGTGGCATTTGCCAAGCGATACAGAATGGAAAAAATTATTCACGGCTGTCGGTGGACGTTTGATTGCGGGCAAGGCTCTCAAGTCCTCATCAGGTTGGTCTTCTTATTTCTCTGGTGAACCCTGCAATGGTTCTGATGCTCTGTTTTTCTCGGCGTTAACAGCCGGTTCTTTGGATGGTGATGGGGCTTATATCGGTGAGGGATACGAAACGTTTTTTTGGAGCTCCTCACAGGTTGTTTTCTGTAGTACTACAAAACGCGAGTCCTGTTATAGTAATAGCGCGCGTAACGCTTTCTTATACATCGACGATGGCGTTTACTTGCTCCCCTTTGAAAAAAAAGGAGGCATTTCCATTCGTTGCCTAAAGGACTAA
- a CDS encoding Panacea domain-containing protein, producing MAYKALQIAQLLLSKAAEGNQELMSNLKLQKMLYYEQGFHLAAFDTPLFDENIEAWMFGPVVPEVYEKYAKYDAKGIEPPTQIDIKLNEEETTLFNNVFDVYNQYSAVKLVEMTHSEPPWNSVSPGKGNIISQESMKKFFLTRLA from the coding sequence ATGGCATACAAGGCGTTACAAATAGCTCAATTGCTTTTATCAAAAGCTGCAGAAGGAAATCAAGAATTGATGTCCAATCTCAAGCTGCAAAAAATGCTTTACTACGAACAGGGTTTCCATTTGGCCGCATTTGACACTCCTTTATTTGACGAAAATATCGAAGCATGGATGTTCGGTCCTGTAGTTCCTGAAGTCTATGAAAAATATGCAAAATATGATGCAAAGGGAATTGAACCACCTACCCAAATAGACATCAAACTAAACGAAGAAGAAACAACTTTGTTCAACAACGTCTTTGATGTTTACAACCAGTATTCAGCCGTAAAACTAGTGGAAATGACACATAGCGAGCCGCCATGGAATTCAGTATCTCCAGGCAAAGGCAACATTATCAGCCAAGAATCAATGAAGAAATTCTTCTTAACAAGACTCGCCTAA
- a CDS encoding fibrobacter succinogenes major paralogous domain-containing protein, protein MKLLIHFLFSLFFIACGGDSSTSANDSDDERIGLITDSRDGQTYKTVTIGSQTWMAQNLNYETENSYCYGDDPANCSKYGRLYTWAAAMESCPTGWHLPTLDEFQVLIDAVGGKNIAGKMLKATNGWVKDGNGTDAFLFSALPAGFAIGRGKYEREGEFAEFWSATKYERTDPDSYDIFLSHFSDGAGWDYSSRRDVFSVRCLKD, encoded by the coding sequence ATGAAATTGCTAATCCACTTTTTGTTTTCTCTATTCTTTATCGCTTGCGGCGGCGATTCGTCAACTTCGGCAAATGATTCGGATGACGAACGAATCGGGCTTATAACGGACTCTCGCGATGGTCAGACCTACAAAACTGTAACTATCGGCTCGCAGACATGGATGGCGCAGAACCTGAACTACGAAACGGAAAATAGCTATTGCTATGGCGATGATCCGGCAAATTGTTCCAAGTATGGTCGCTTGTACACTTGGGCTGCTGCGATGGAATCTTGTCCTACGGGTTGGCATTTGCCGACATTGGATGAGTTTCAAGTTTTGATTGATGCCGTTGGCGGAAAAAATATTGCGGGTAAAATGCTAAAGGCCACAAATGGCTGGGTTAAGGATGGCAACGGTACGGATGCATTCTTGTTCTCGGCTTTGCCTGCTGGTTTTGCGATTGGCAGGGGAAAATATGAGCGTGAAGGAGAATTTGCGGAATTCTGGAGCGCTACTAAATATGAACGCACTGACCCAGATTCGTATGATATCTTTTTAAGTCATTTTTCAGATGGTGCTGGTTGGGACTACTCCTCCAGACGCGATGTGTTTTCTGTCCGTTGTTTAAAGGACTAG